The following coding sequences are from one Primulina eburnea isolate SZY01 chromosome 15, ASM2296580v1, whole genome shotgun sequence window:
- the LOC140815681 gene encoding uncharacterized protein, whose protein sequence is MESPTPVSRYVHGNSKKRVFPGGSSSSVCKDVDVLEIGPPSNHTPKPKSSRKNEVICHEIIDVDVEEDRGDVMIIDPHVGVHGKGKEALPAFSICLGGLAADGLASDIKSTNGALQSPDSMIIDDSSSNNFFGEEDWLDNYYDDILFDEHSMLESHFDHMDIPPGIEAPFPWLPSSPRNKNKVTTTGTSTNSSLQLKSDVAIVPSSLNSPLTSWPSPSRSKSTRQPKKLKLPYKSLEPGAVPNKSTVSISTSFLGSQSSISSLALKHGKEPLHSFGKNKRNTRASQVIYSGPLGQLSSGASYPPVIVNHASSSLKLKMPSSSPGMETYMPPWQDLRLNMLGPSIGPSGFLTEFVTWPQDSTDFKNGESPMVIQTTNVEPRNIDEVLQNFEGFKKFDTVEDYSDHFYLKNASSGKQPPKNWAKRIQEEWKILEKDLPDTIFVRVYEARMDLLRAVIVGAEGTPYHDGLFFFDVFFPSSYPNVPPLVHYHSGGLRINPNLYNCGKVCLSLLNTWSGNHKEKWILGVSTMLQVLVSIQGLTLNAKPYFNEPGFANTSGSPTGEKRSLDYNESTFIYSLQTMVYSMKRPPKHFENFVIGHYCKYARDIMVSCKAYLDGAQVGCLVKGGVQDVDEGDKSCSQHFKNSLAGFIPTLVNTFSQIGAKDCQEFLSLSQKATGPAIATHRSLQLMPSDYYIIFLFLISGFMLAVAMNPSLNMPFSSCFYKSLCFFLISNLFVSSVLSSPSYTDHCSSVVPESRPTQQTYRIRLPRFRTTYYTGGERLIGEKPLNKSYDYVGKSLFIKVTSDSYETIAKNVYTIRGQLVIRSPYRYYNRYISNFSNDGSYYNRRRRYRSNVITFFLNGFWSESSRKLCMVGSASWKSINLDAVLKLSYNSLNPSMLTSVISGTLESTSSVKDSGYFEPISMFDFPSVPDYIYSLVSKELGGGYSGGFEGPKDQSLDLDSSRFCSSLLQGFNLFELELGRECDNAQTCSARAVVDGFLPQLVSLYPIQCYEEKRVIRYVVRFQNVSYTAFNENFDLNATLIGEGAWDDKKNQLLIVACRILDPVNHFGNGIGDCSLRLSFRYPSILTIRNHAKIAGKIWTNKTIYDAGYFRNINLTSIDGGYVAGSFSGLRYEYTELDKAKRLCRVEKVEKKKGNIYPDAQSYNMRFDMSVENSNGKKFAWGYTVPLSIGNEVYQGDMGIALAPESAPVEDAVLEPISEPQKIRSGPLNMSFILSITPFYSEINNSRSQSQIQITAEGVYDLETGWLCMVGCRKFPSNVKKSDDNSIDCEIVVNFQFAPINNNNGGLISGIIRSTRKKTDPLYFEDMTMSSAAFYSTVAERSIWRMDLEITMVLISNTFLCILVGLQLFHVRRNPEVVSSISLVMLLILSLGYMIPLVLNFEALFFQNYNKQPFMLSSKGWLEANEVTLRIVIMVAFLLQIRLLQLVWTAKTSEGNEKGLWGAEKKAVFVSVPMYFFGGLLTLLLNWIKSKNHEMHSYVEYDQVYYSLWGYLRSYAGLILDGFLLPQILLNTFSGSSAKALSNPFYIGTSAVRLVPHAYDQYRAHNFPRTIVNGTYYYANPSADFYSTSWDVIIPCGVVALAVIVFLQQRHGGRWILPRRFRELELYEKVPSG, encoded by the exons GTTATTTGTCATGAGATAATTGATGTTGACGTAGAAGAAGACCGTGGTGATGTAATGATAATAGATCCTCATGTTGGTGTCCACGGGAAGGGCAAG GAGGCTTTGCCCGCTTTTTCAATTTGTCTAGGTGGTTTAGCAGCGGATGGATTGGCAAGCGACATCAAATCAACCAATGGTGCTTTACAATCACCTGATTCAATGATTATAGATGATTCCAGCTCTAATAATTTCTTTGGAGAGGAAGATTGGCTAGATAATTATTATGATGACATATTGTTTGATGAACATTCAATGTTAGAATCGCATTTTGATCACATGGATATACCACCTGGTATTGAGGCACCATTTCCCTGGTTACCAAGTTCTCCCAGAAATAAAAATAAGGTGACAACTACAGGTACTTCAACTAACTCAAGTTTGCAACTAAAGTCAGATGTTGCCATTGTTCCTTCTAGCTTAAATTCACCTCTAACGTCATGGCCATCACCATCACGGAGCAAGTCAACTAGGCAACCTAAAAAGTTGAAACTACCATACAAATCGCTGGAACCTGGTGCAGTTCCAAATAAATCGACTGTTTCGATTAGTACATCCTTTCTGGGTTCACAATCCTCCATCAGTTCTTTGGCTCTTAAGCACGGGAAGGAACCTTTGCATTCTTTTGGAAAGAATAAAAGGAACACTCGTGCATCCCAGGTTATCTATTCTGGTCCATTAGGCCAGTTGTCTTCTGGTGCGAGTTATCCACCTGTCATTGTCAATCATGCCAGTAGCTCTCTGAAGTTGAAAATGCCATCGAGTTCACCTGGAATGGAAACCTATATGCCTCCGTGGCAGGATTTGCGCCTGAATATGTTAGGACCTTCTATTGGTCCTTCAGGGTTTCTGACTGAATTTGTCACCTGGCCACAAGATTCGACCGATTTTAAAAACGGTGAATCTCCCATGGTAATACAGACAACAAATGTAGAACCAAGAAATATTGATGAAGTTTTGCAAAATTTTGAaggttttaaaaaatttgacacCGTTGAAGATTATTCGGATCACTTCTACTTAAAAAATGCTTCATCCGGCAAACAG CCACCGAAGAATTGGGCTAAGAGAATACAGGAAGAATGGAAGATTCTAGAAAAAGATTTACCCG ACACTATATTTGTAAGGGTTTACGAAGCCAGGATGGATCTTTTGCGGGCTGTGATTGTAGGAGCAGAGGGAACGCCATACCATGATGGTCTCTTTTTCTTTGATGTCTTCTTTCCGAGCAGTTATCCTAATGTTCCACCT CTTGTCCATTATCATTCAGGCGGCCTACGAATCAACCCTAATTTATATAATTGTGGAAAAGTATGTCTCAGCCTTCTTAATACATGGAGTGGTAACCACAAAGAGAAGTGGATCCTTGGTGTTTCAACCATGTTACAAGTTTTGGTCTCCATACAAGGGCTGACTTTGAATGCCAAGCCCTACTTTAACGAGCCTGGATTTGCAAACACGAGTGGCTCCCCAACTGGAGAAAAACGATCATTGGATTACAACGAGAGTACATTTATTTACTCCCTTCAAACGATGGTGTACAGCATGAAAAGGCCGCCAAAG CATTTTGAGAACTTTGTAATTGGGCATTATTGCAAATATGCTCGTGATATTATGGTATCATGTAAAGCATACTTGGATGGAGCTCAAGTAGGTTGTCTCGTTAAAGGAGGTGTTCAAGATGTAGATGAAGGCGACAAGAGCTGCTCACAGCATTTCAAGAACAGTTTGGCTGGGTTCATCCCTACTCTGGTAAATACATTTTCACAAATTGGAGCTAAAGATTGTCAGGAGTTCCTTTCTTTGTCTCAAAAGGCTACCGGACCAGCAATTGCTACTCATAGGTCCTTACAACTTATGCCATCAG ATTATtat ATAATCTTccttttcttgatttctggttTTATGCTTGCAGTAGCCATGAATCCGTCACTCAATATGCCTTTTTCTTCGTGCTTTTACAAGTCCTTGTGCTTTTTTCTTATTAGTAACCTCTTTGTATCGTCTGTTCTTTCTTCTCCTTCATACACTGATCACTGTTCCTCTGTAGTTCCTGAATCTAGACCCACCCAGCAGACTTACCGAATCCGTTTACCTCGATTTCGCACAACGTATTACACCGGTGGAGAAAGACTTATTGGTGAGAAACCACTCAACAAATCATATGACTATGTGGGAAAATCACTTTTCATCAAAGTCACATCAGATTCATACGAGACCATCGCCAAGAATGTTTATACGATTCGTGGTCAACTGGTTATCCGGTCCCCGTACCGGTATTACAATCGGTATATAAGCAATTTCAGCAATGATGGATCTTATTACAACAGGAGGAGACGCTATAGATCAAACGTGATCACGTTTTTCTTGAATGGTTTCTGGTCAGAATCTTCAAGAAAGCTTTGTATGGTTGGGTCAGCTTCTTGGAAGTCTATCAATCTTGATGCTGTTTTGAAGCTGAGTTACAATTCTTTGAATCCAAGTATGCTTACTAGTGTGATTAGTGGAACTTTGGAAAGCACAAGTTCCGTTAAGGACTCCGGGTACTTTGAGCCAATTTCGATGTTTGATTTTCCTTCTGTTCCTGACTATATTTACTCTTTGGTTTCGAAAGAACTCGGAGGTGGGTATTCGGGTGGTTTTGAAGGTCCAAAAGACCAGTCTCTTGATTTGGATTCGAGCAGGTTTTGCTCTTCTCTATTACAGGGTTTTAATCTTTTCGAGTTGGAGCTTGGAAGAGAGTGCGACAATGCTCAAACTTGTTCTGCACGCGCTGTGGTTGACGGATTCTTGCCTCAACTGGTATCCTTATATCCAATCCAGTGTTATGAGGAAAAACGAGTGATTCGGTATGTGGTAAGATTTCAGAATGTCAGCTATACTgcatttaatgaaaattttgatcttaaTGCCACGTTAATCGGTGAGGGAGCATGGGATGATAAGAAAAACCAGCTGTTGATTGTTGCTTGTCGAATCTTGGATCCAGTTAACCATTTTGGGAATGGTATAGGAGATTGTTCGTTAAGGTTGAGTTTCAGATATCCTTCAATCCTAACCATCAGAAATCATGCCAAAATTGCTGGAAAAATTTGGACAAACAAAACTATTTATGACGCAGGATACTTCAGAAACATTAATCTCACAAGCATTGATGGAGGGTATGTTGCTGGGTCATTTTCGGGGTTGAGATACGAATACACGGAATTGGATAAAGCAAAGAGATTATGCCGAGTGGAGAAGGTTGAAAAGAAGAAGGGGAATATATATCCAGACGCACAGTCTTACAACATGAGGTTCGACATGTCTGTGGAAAATTCGAATGGGAAAAAGTTTGCTTGGGGCTATACAGTACCTCTATCCATTGGAAATGAGGTCTACCAAGGAGACATGGGGATAGCACTGGCACCAGAGTCAGCACCAGTCGAAGATGCTGTACTTGAACCTATTTCCGAACCCCAGAAAATTAGATCCGGCCCCTTGAATATGAGCTTCATATTATCCATCACCCCTTTTTATTCCGAAATTAATAACTCACGGAGTCAAAGTCAAATCCAGATCACTGCCGAAGGAGTGTATGATTTAGAAACCGGATGGCTCTGTATGGTAGGCTGTAGAAAATTTCCATCTAATGTCAAAAAATCTGACGACAACTCCATAGACTGTGAGATAGTTGTGAACTTCCAGTTTGCTCCAATCAATAATAACAACGGCGGTCTTATCAGTGGAATCATCAGAAGTACACGAAAAAAAACAGATCCTCTTTATTTTGAGGATATGACAATGTCATCTGCTGCATTTTACAGCACTGTGGCTGAACGCTCgatatggagaatggacttggAGATCACCATGGTCTTGATATCCAACACGTTCCTGTGCATCCTTGTGGGGCTACAACTCTTCCACGTGAGAAGAAATCCTGAGGTCGTCTCCAGCATTTCACTTGTCATGCTTCTGATACTTTCTCTAGGATACATGATCCCGCTTGTCTTGAATTTCGAAGCCCTTTTCTTTCAAAACTATAACAAGCAACCATTCATGCTTAGCAGCAAGGGATGGCTTGAAGCTAATGAAGTAACCCTGAGAATAGTAATAATGGTGGCATTTTTGTTGCAAATACGCCTACTCCAACTGGTTTGGACTGCAAAAACAAGTGAAGGAAATGAAAAGGGCTTGTGGGGTGCGGAGAAAAAGGCAGTTTTTGTTTCAGTGCCGATGTATTTTTTTGGCGGATTACTCACTCTGCTGCTGAACTGGATAAAGAGCAAGAATCACGAGATGCATTCTTATGTTGAATACGATCAAGTGTACTACTCTCTTTGGGGATACTTGAGATCTTATGCTGGTTTGATTCTTGATGGGTTTCTTCTCCCACAAATCTTGCTCAATACTTTCTCTGGTTCATCTGCAAAAGCTTTGTCTAATCCATTCTACATCGGCACCAGTGCGGTCCGGTTGGTGCCTCATGCTTATGATCAATACAGGGCTCACAATTTTCCACGAACCATCGTTAATGGAACATACTACTATGCGAATCCCTCCGCCGATTTTTACTCTACCTCTTGGGATGTGATAATTCCTTGTGGAGTGGTTGCACTGGCTGTGATTGTGTTTCTGCAGCAACGACATGGTGGACGCTGGATTCTTCCGAGGAGATTCAGGGAGTTAGAGCTGTATGAAAAAGTTCCCAGTGGTTAA
- the LOC140813889 gene encoding uncharacterized protein produces the protein MEGQSILYETLSPLVATSTAPIPTEDFKSYVVFRNLISLSSAQCASPESSTVDYFSLEVNELEESKESSVLTVPLPGTPAEASTSAPGRTLEGNWFSSKSHFKSPMLRLHREILDFCNFLSPTPEEQGHRNAAVESVFDVIKYIWPNAKAEVFGSFKTGLYLPSSDIDVVILGSDVTSPQTGLYALSRALSQSGIAKKIQVIAKARVPIIKFVEKKSGVAFDISFDAHTGPRAAEFIKNAVSKWPPLRPLCLILKVFLQQRELNEVYTGGIGSYALLSMLVAMLRNRQDQASLDDNLGVLLVNFFDLYGRKLNTVDVGISCNGVSTTFFPKSSKGFSVEGRPSLISIEDPQVPDNDVGKSSFNYYQVRSAFSMAYSTLTNEKAILRLGPKKSILGALILPDAVLLERKGGLTENATFNTLFPGAGEPLEQLFDIQQEIYCNWRLNDEDEEPLPRGNGIPGQQDIKSSRQKRKSSNNNNSTKEVNGSGIQGVDRYEENGSMTGSRKKKREKNCDLKNSRTKKQTWKHHQSYNSSRNSHYGSRPGTEPR, from the exons ATGGAAGGGCAGAGCATCCTCTATGAAACCCTAAGCCCTCTTGTCGCCACATCAACGGCGCCTATTCCTACGGAAGATTTCAAATCATACGTCGTATTCCGAAATCTGATATCTCTCTCCTCTGCCCAATGTGCATCTCCAGAATCCTCCACGGTGGATTACTTCTCTCTCGAGGTTAACGAATTGGAGGAATCTAAAGAGAGTTCAGTTTTAACCGTTCCTCTCCCTGGGACGCCTGCGGAAGCTTCCACGTCGGCGCCGGGTAGGACTCTCGAAGGCAACTGGTTTAGCTCCAAATCTCACTTCAAAAGCCCCATGCTTCGTCTCCACCGAG AGATACTCGATTTTTGTAATTTTCTCTCGCCAACACCTGAGGAGCAAGGGCACCGAAATGCTGCTGTAGAATCTGTTTTTGATGTTATAAAATATATCTGGCCTAATGCTAAG GCTGAAGTTTTTGGATCATTTAAAACGGGGCTTTATCTTCCATCTAGTGATATCGAT GTTGTTATCTTGGGTTCAGATGTAACTAGTCCCCAAACTGGTTTGTATGCTCTTTCCAGGGCTCTATCTCAAAGTGGGATTGCTAAGAAGATACAG GTTATTGCAAAGGCTCGGGTGCCTATTATTAAATTTGTGGAGAAGAAAAGTGGTGTAGCATTTGATATAAG TTTTGACGCACATACTGGACCAAGAGCTGCTGAGTTTataaag AATGCTGTATCTAAATGGCCTCCGCTACGACCATTATGCCTTATATTGAAAGTCTTCCTACAGCAAAGAGAGTTAAATGAG GTGTACACTGGTGGAATTGGCTCATATGCACTCCTTTCCATGCTAGTAGCAATGTTGCGG AACCGGCAGGATCAAGCTTCCCTCGATGATAACCTGGGAGTTTTACTG GTGAACTTTTTTGACTTGTATGGCCGCAAATTGAACACGGTTGATGTTGGTATTTCTTGCAATGGTGTGAGCACAACCTTCTTTCCAAAAAGTAGCAAAGG ATTTTCAGTTGAAGGCCGGCCTTCCCTTATCTCAATTGAAGACCCCCAG GTTCCAGATAATGATGTAGGGAAGAGCTCCTTTAACTATTATCAG GTCAGATCAGCTTTTTCCATGGCGTACTCTACTCTGACGAATGAGAAGGCCATATTGCGCCTTGGACCCAAGAAAAGCATCCTTGGTGCCCTCATACTACCAGATGCCGTACTATTGGAACGAAAAGGAGGGTTGACTGAGAATGCAACGTTTAATACCTTATTTCCTGGTGCTGGAGAGCCATTGGAACAACTCTTTGACATTCAGCAGGAAATTTATTGCAATTGGAGGTTAAATGATGAAGATGAAGAGCCACTTCCCCGTGGAAACGGAATTCCTGGCCAGCAGGACATAAAATCTTCCAGGCAAAAAAGGAAGTcgtctaataataataattctacCAAGGAAGTTAATGGATCTGGTATCCAGGGTGTAGACAGATACGAAGAAAATGGTTCTATGACGGGGTCGAGGAAGAAGAAGAGggaaaaaaattgtgatttgaAGAACTCACGGACAAAGAAACAAACTTGGAAACACCATCAAAGTTACAATAGCAGTCGGAACAGTCACTATGGATCTCGCCCAGGGACGGAGCCACGTTGA